The following are encoded together in the Edaphobacter lichenicola genome:
- a CDS encoding chloride channel protein, with amino-acid sequence MEDRTAMAETEPVAQSTLRDDMIARIASGREERVFLLLSIFIGVISGLLVVSFRMAIEWLSVLLLGSSPNPHQLRLLYIPAAAGLVIAVFTRYIFPNVRGSGINQTKAALYISNGYISFRTVIGKFLLAALAIGSGHSLGPEDPSLQIGAGVASLISRRFGMSKEKLRIFAPIGAAAGLAAAFNAPISAILFVIEEVIGQWSAAVLGSIVLSAVASVVVARSFWGAQPMFRIPVIDLRDSRELLAYAVLGVVGGFASLLFARCLSYLRPKLRSQPQWSQLLQPAVAGLLVGAIGYFGLVQVMGAGYEAIDQAMHAQFAWKMLLLLALFKIIATTLSFSSGTPGGMFAPTLFIGAMLGASVGTFEKIYFPHLTGTIGSYALVGMGVLFAAFLRAPLTSVFMVLEVSGNYSIVLPVILANTIAYLISRVLQPVPILEQFTHQDGLDLPSMEELREESNLHLEDAMQPVTVPVLQGSETIPDTLNSLVQYEDLKSIPIFLVHCSDGLWYTARREELEALSANQPEGQDATTPTPSAETLDEHLGPERTPILFPDQPLSSTLPHFQRWPLLPITNRAMRGSLEGTVTLEDVLNRYQKH; translated from the coding sequence ATGGAAGATCGAACAGCAATGGCGGAGACGGAGCCGGTCGCACAAAGTACCCTGCGCGACGACATGATCGCCCGCATCGCCTCCGGCCGCGAAGAGCGTGTCTTTCTCCTCCTCTCCATCTTCATCGGTGTTATCTCCGGCCTCCTCGTAGTCTCCTTCCGCATGGCCATCGAGTGGCTCAGCGTCCTGCTCCTCGGCTCCTCTCCAAACCCGCACCAGCTACGCCTGCTCTACATCCCAGCCGCCGCCGGCTTAGTCATCGCGGTCTTCACCCGCTACATCTTCCCCAATGTTCGCGGCAGCGGCATCAACCAGACCAAAGCTGCCCTCTACATCAGCAACGGCTATATCTCCTTCCGCACCGTCATCGGAAAATTTCTTCTCGCCGCCCTCGCCATCGGCAGCGGCCACTCCCTCGGCCCCGAAGACCCATCCCTCCAGATCGGCGCCGGAGTAGCTTCACTCATCAGCCGCCGCTTCGGCATGTCGAAAGAAAAACTCCGCATCTTCGCTCCCATCGGAGCCGCCGCCGGCCTCGCCGCAGCCTTCAACGCCCCCATCTCCGCCATTCTCTTCGTCATCGAAGAGGTCATCGGCCAATGGAGCGCCGCAGTCCTAGGCTCCATCGTCCTCTCCGCAGTCGCCAGTGTCGTCGTCGCCCGCTCCTTCTGGGGAGCACAGCCGATGTTCCGCATCCCCGTCATCGATCTCCGCGACTCCCGCGAGCTCCTCGCCTACGCCGTCCTCGGAGTCGTCGGCGGTTTTGCCTCTCTCCTCTTCGCCCGCTGCCTCAGCTACCTTCGCCCCAAGCTCCGCAGCCAGCCGCAGTGGTCGCAGCTTCTCCAACCCGCCGTCGCCGGCCTCCTCGTAGGAGCCATCGGCTACTTCGGTCTAGTACAAGTCATGGGCGCAGGATACGAAGCCATCGACCAGGCCATGCACGCGCAGTTCGCCTGGAAGATGCTCCTCCTCCTCGCTCTCTTCAAGATCATCGCCACCACGCTCTCCTTCTCCAGCGGCACCCCTGGCGGCATGTTCGCCCCCACCCTCTTCATCGGAGCCATGCTTGGCGCATCCGTAGGCACCTTCGAAAAGATCTACTTCCCCCACCTCACCGGCACCATCGGCTCCTACGCGCTGGTTGGCATGGGTGTCCTCTTCGCCGCATTCCTCCGCGCTCCCCTCACCTCCGTCTTCATGGTGCTCGAGGTCAGCGGCAACTACTCCATCGTCCTGCCTGTCATCCTCGCCAACACCATCGCCTACCTTATCTCACGCGTCCTCCAGCCTGTCCCCATCCTCGAGCAGTTCACCCACCAGGACGGCCTCGACCTCCCCTCCATGGAAGAGCTCCGCGAAGAGAGCAACCTCCACCTAGAAGACGCCATGCAACCCGTCACCGTCCCCGTCCTGCAAGGCAGCGAAACCATCCCCGACACGCTCAACTCACTCGTCCAATACGAAGACCTGAAATCCATCCCCATCTTCCTGGTCCACTGCAGCGACGGCCTCTGGTACACCGCAAGAAGAGAAGAGCTCGAAGCCCTCTCCGCGAATCAGCCAGAAGGGCAAGACGCGACCACACCCACGCCCTCAGCCGAGACACTAGACGAGCATCTAGGCCCCGAGCGCACTCCCATTCTCTTTCCCGACCAGCCGCTATCCAGCACCCTCCCGCACTTCCAGCGCTGGCCTCTCCTCCCCATCACCAACCGCGCCATGCGAGGCTCTCTCGAAGGCACAGTGACCCTCGAGGACGTTCTAAACCGCTACCAAAAACACTAA
- a CDS encoding threonine ammonia-lyase, with protein MSEFVTLEEIRAAKERIAGVAVRTPLYRVERARLRMGKFPEPEFDLYIKAESEQPIGSFKLRGAYNMVAQLSPEALRRGVITYSSGNHAQGVAYAGRALGAKAVIVMPGNAPEVKKAATRALGAEIVEVGPASSERRLKAEELVAEFGYAMIPPYDAPQIIAGQATCGLEIVEQLPGVELVISPVSGGGLLSGTATSVKLAAQAGLVSAGVQVWGAEPELAADAKESFYSKTLVEWPAAKTTRTLGDGLRTQSLGVLNFAHVMKFADGIVTVSEEEILAAMRVMLRATTLVPEPSGAVTLAAALFHAEELPRAKKVAVILSGGNLEPALREQLEGELAAKA; from the coding sequence ATGAGCGAGTTTGTGACGTTGGAGGAGATTCGGGCGGCGAAGGAGCGGATCGCCGGGGTTGCCGTGAGGACGCCGCTTTATCGCGTGGAACGGGCTCGTTTGCGGATGGGGAAGTTTCCGGAGCCGGAGTTTGATCTCTACATCAAGGCAGAGAGTGAGCAGCCGATTGGGAGCTTCAAGCTGCGTGGGGCTTACAACATGGTGGCGCAGTTGTCGCCTGAGGCGCTGCGGCGTGGGGTGATTACGTATTCGAGCGGCAACCATGCACAGGGCGTGGCGTATGCGGGGCGGGCGCTGGGGGCGAAGGCGGTGATTGTGATGCCGGGGAACGCTCCTGAGGTGAAGAAGGCGGCGACGAGGGCGCTGGGGGCGGAGATTGTGGAGGTGGGGCCGGCTTCGTCGGAGCGGAGGTTGAAGGCGGAGGAGCTGGTGGCGGAGTTTGGGTATGCGATGATTCCGCCTTATGACGCTCCGCAGATTATAGCGGGGCAGGCTACGTGTGGATTGGAGATTGTGGAGCAGCTGCCGGGGGTGGAGCTGGTGATCTCGCCGGTGAGCGGTGGCGGGTTGCTGAGTGGGACGGCTACGTCGGTGAAACTGGCGGCGCAGGCTGGGTTGGTGAGTGCCGGGGTGCAGGTTTGGGGCGCGGAGCCGGAGCTGGCGGCGGATGCGAAGGAGAGTTTTTATTCGAAGACGCTGGTGGAGTGGCCCGCGGCGAAGACTACGCGGACGCTTGGGGATGGGCTGCGGACGCAGAGTCTGGGGGTGCTGAACTTTGCGCATGTGATGAAGTTTGCGGATGGGATTGTGACGGTGTCGGAGGAGGAGATACTGGCGGCGATGCGAGTGATGTTGCGGGCGACGACGCTGGTGCCGGAGCCGAGTGGGGCGGTGACGCTGGCGGCGGCGCTGTTCCATGCGGAGGAGCTGCCGAGGGCGAAGAAGGTGGCGGTGATTCTGAGTGGAGGGAACCTGGAGCCGGCGCTGCGGGAGCAGTTGGAGGGGGAGCTGGCTGCTAAGGCTTAG
- a CDS encoding patatin-like phospholipase family protein, which produces MKLLRLHPCPQTALKTIVAAAMSIAMVWAAGAAWAQRPVIEPPTRQRIGLVLEGGGALGFAHVGVIEWMEEHHIPVDDVAGTSMGGLIGGLYASGNSPDDIEEFVGGINWPAVLSGQVPFPALSYRRKEDKLAFPNRLEFGLKHGLSLPNGLNSGSAVGLLLDREMLPYYDLKNFDDLPIPFRCVATDITTGKEHVFKDGSLAQAMRSTMSIPGVFAPVTHGDQIYSDGGAVNNLPVDVARSMGSEIVIAVYLDTGPVDKASLNSLVGVAGRNVAIMVSANELESMKNANILLKADVSKFSSSEFERSAEIVPQGVKVAEEHSAELLKYALNDAEWQAYVAQRDARRRTQIPTPQFVSVRGVQGAQRAEIANEFTKYVGKPIDPKKIEGTIVDLQGTGTYSSISYNLVDEQNMTGLLVRPRIKDYGPPFLDVGPTLASNDSNDIQLGLGGRVTFFGLTGPGSEVRVDASVGQVAGVSAELYQPLVAAKRYFAAPRAYYAHTITSLYSGSQELSQYTEERNGFGLDLGYRFSSKAELRVGEDYQWYGEKLRVGQPIEQIFHLTPFVSNVRFQYLGQDNVQVPTRGSELLTKFTHSTQRPFGEGGYSQWDTRVAHFFPAGQKGIIFGTMEGGTSFGATNLGLAGFSLGGALRLSAYGRGELLGSDYFLGQVGYLYRLTKLNPVIGDSIYAAGFYEIGKVWNAAAGTPTLPNDISGAVVVKTIFGPFYGGGSVGDSDHRKWFFGLGRVF; this is translated from the coding sequence ATGAAGCTTCTTCGACTCCATCCCTGCCCGCAAACAGCTTTGAAGACGATCGTTGCTGCGGCGATGTCGATTGCGATGGTGTGGGCGGCAGGAGCGGCTTGGGCGCAGAGGCCGGTGATTGAGCCGCCGACCCGGCAGCGGATTGGGCTGGTACTGGAGGGTGGTGGGGCGCTGGGGTTTGCGCATGTCGGTGTGATTGAGTGGATGGAGGAGCACCACATTCCAGTAGATGATGTTGCCGGGACGAGCATGGGCGGCCTGATCGGCGGACTGTATGCGTCGGGGAACAGCCCGGACGATATTGAGGAGTTTGTCGGTGGGATTAACTGGCCGGCGGTGTTGAGCGGGCAGGTTCCGTTTCCGGCATTGAGTTATCGCCGGAAAGAAGACAAGCTGGCGTTTCCGAATCGGCTCGAGTTTGGGTTGAAGCATGGCCTGAGTCTGCCGAATGGGTTGAACTCGGGGTCGGCGGTGGGGTTGCTGTTGGATCGGGAGATGCTCCCTTACTACGATTTGAAGAACTTCGACGATCTACCGATTCCCTTTCGCTGCGTGGCGACTGATATTACGACGGGCAAGGAGCATGTGTTCAAGGATGGGTCGCTGGCACAGGCGATGCGATCGACGATGTCGATCCCTGGTGTGTTTGCGCCGGTGACGCATGGGGACCAGATCTACTCGGATGGCGGCGCGGTGAATAATCTGCCAGTTGATGTGGCGCGGTCGATGGGCTCGGAGATTGTGATTGCGGTGTACCTGGATACGGGGCCGGTGGATAAGGCGAGCTTGAACTCGCTGGTCGGGGTGGCGGGAAGGAATGTTGCGATCATGGTTTCGGCGAACGAGCTCGAGAGTATGAAGAACGCCAACATTCTGCTGAAGGCGGATGTGAGCAAGTTCAGCTCGAGCGAGTTTGAGAGGAGCGCGGAGATTGTTCCGCAGGGCGTGAAGGTGGCAGAAGAGCATTCGGCGGAGTTGCTGAAGTATGCCTTGAACGATGCCGAATGGCAGGCGTATGTGGCGCAGCGAGATGCGCGGCGAAGGACGCAGATTCCCACTCCGCAGTTTGTGAGTGTGCGTGGAGTGCAGGGCGCGCAGCGTGCAGAGATTGCGAATGAGTTTACGAAGTATGTCGGCAAGCCGATTGACCCGAAGAAGATTGAAGGGACGATCGTGGATCTGCAGGGCACGGGAACTTACTCGAGCATCAGCTATAACCTGGTCGATGAGCAGAATATGACCGGGCTGCTCGTACGGCCACGGATCAAAGACTATGGGCCACCGTTTTTGGATGTGGGGCCGACGCTTGCTTCGAATGATTCGAACGATATTCAGCTGGGGCTGGGTGGACGGGTGACGTTCTTTGGGCTGACGGGGCCGGGGTCTGAGGTACGGGTGGACGCTTCGGTTGGTCAGGTGGCGGGGGTTTCAGCGGAGTTGTATCAACCGCTGGTGGCGGCGAAACGGTACTTTGCTGCGCCGCGAGCCTACTACGCTCATACGATTACGTCGCTTTATTCGGGGAGCCAGGAGCTCTCGCAGTACACGGAGGAGCGGAATGGATTTGGGTTGGATCTTGGGTATCGGTTCAGCTCGAAGGCTGAGTTGAGAGTGGGTGAGGACTATCAATGGTATGGCGAGAAGCTGCGCGTGGGGCAGCCGATTGAGCAGATCTTTCACCTGACGCCGTTTGTGAGCAACGTGCGGTTTCAATACCTGGGGCAGGATAATGTGCAGGTGCCGACGAGGGGGTCGGAGTTGCTGACGAAGTTTACGCACTCGACGCAGAGGCCATTTGGCGAGGGCGGCTACTCGCAGTGGGATACTCGCGTGGCGCACTTCTTTCCTGCGGGGCAGAAGGGGATTATCTTTGGCACGATGGAGGGAGGAACGAGCTTCGGAGCGACGAACCTTGGGCTGGCGGGGTTTTCGCTTGGTGGTGCGCTGCGGTTGAGTGCTTACGGTCGTGGAGAGCTGCTGGGGAGTGATTATTTTCTCGGGCAGGTGGGTTATCTGTACCGGCTGACGAAGCTGAATCCGGTGATCGGGGATTCGATCTATGCGGCGGGATTTTATGAGATTGGGAAGGTGTGGAATGCGGCTGCGGGGACGCCGACGTTGCCTAACGATATCTCAGGTGCGGTGGTGGTGAAGACGATCTTTGGGCCGTTTTATGGTGGCGGGAGTGTCGGGGATAGCGATCATCGGAAGTGGTTCTTTGGGTTGGGGCGGGTGTTTTAG